The Roseimicrobium gellanilyticum DNA segment CAGCCCCCAGGGAGTTGCCTCGAACCGCAGCAATTGGGAGGGTACTTTGTGGCATGAGTTCTGCCACGTGGTGACGCTTACCGTCACGCACAATCGCATGCCTCGCTGGCTGAGTGAGGGCATCTCCGTATATGAGGAATCGAAGCGCGATCCTTCCTGGGGCATGCGGATGAATGCAAGCTATCGCCGCATGACGCTGGATGAGGAGACGCTCACGCCCATGAGCAAGATGAGCCGCGCCTTCCTGAGTCCGAAAAGCAGCGAGCATGTGATGTTCGCCTACTATGAGTCCTCCCAGGCGGTGGACTGGTTGCTGAAGACGTATGGCGAGAAAAAATTCCAGGCTGTGCTGAAGGACCTCGCGGACGGTCGTCGCATCAATGAGGCGCTGGCGCGCCATTGTGGCAAGGTGGAGAAGCTGGATGAGGACTTCGCGAAGCACATGCGGAAACTGGCGGAAGCGTTTGCGCCCAAGGGGGACTGGGAGAAGCCGGAGCGTGAGGAAGTGGATCCGCGCAATGAGGCCGCAATCGCGGAATATCTGCGAGAGCATCCCAACAACCTCTGGGCGCTCGAATTGAGAACGCGTCGTCTGGTGGCTGGAGAGCAATGGACTGAGGGGCTGGAGCTCGCCAAACGACTCATCGAACTGGCGCCGGACAACGCAGGCGAAAACAGTGGCTATCACTTCGCGGCGCAATGTTTCCGTGGCATGAAGCAGACCGAGGGTGAGGCGGCGATGCTGCGCGAGTGGGCGAAGCGCGATGGCGGTGCGCATGAGGCCTTCCTCCGGTTGGTGGAGCTCGATGCGGCGGCGAAGAACTGGAAGGGTGTGAGTGAGAACGTGCCCAAGCTGCTGAGCATCCAACCCTTCCTGAAGCAACCGTATGAGTTGATGGCGCAGGCGTCGGAAACACTGGGTAACAAGGATGCCGCAGTGTGGGCGCTGCAGAAGTTGATATTCCTCGGCCCGGACCATCCCGTGGAGGTGAATTTCAGTCTGGCCCGCCTGCTCCGCGAAAAAGATGATGCGGCGGCAAAGCGTCACCTGCTGGACGCCCTCGCGGAGGCTCCGCGTTTCCGTGATGGACACAAGCTGCTGCTTGAGTTGCAATCAGCGAAGCCCGCGGGGAAACCACCGGCGGTCACACCTTCCGTTCCATGAAACGCACCCGCCTTGCTCTGCTCTGCGCCTCTGTGATGGCCGCCTTCACGGCCATCCTGTACGCGCAGTCGCCGACTGCTGCAGGAGGAGGGCCACAACCGAAAAACTTTGGATCGAAGGACACGGAAACGCCGGAGGATCCCCGCGAGTGGGGGCGCGATGGTCAGTTTCTCGATTTCCCCACGTGGAAAGTCAATGGGGAGCTGCCCAACGATGTCTTCACCTTTGCGCGTGTGCGGTACAATTCGTATGGCGGGCGTGGCTATGGACGCCGACGTGGAGGCAACTGGATGACGGACTATCCCGATGCCGATCTCAATTTCTCCTATCGGATGCAGCAGCTCACAGCGATGCAGGTGAATCCGAAGGGCGCGGTGGTGGACATTGATCCAGAGCAGCTCAAGCACTACCCCTTCCTCTATCTGATCGAGCCTGGGGACATCACCATCAGTGACCAGGAGGCCAAGGTCTTGCGGGACTATCTCCTGAATGGCGGGTTTCTCATGGTGGATGATTTCTGGGGGTACCATGAGTGGGACACATTTTACACCGCCCTCAAACAGATCTTTCCTGATCGTGAACCGAAGGAACTGCCGATCGAGCACGAGATCTTCCACATCGTTTTTGATCTCAAGGTGAAGCCGCAGATACCCAGCGTGGGTGCCGCCATGGCAGGACGCAATCGCGGCATCACCTATGAATGGGGCAAGCCTGGGTCAGAGGAAGTGCACTACAAGGGAGTCTTTGATGACAAGGGCAGAATGATGATGATCATCTGCCACAACACGGATTTGGGAGATGGCTGGGAAGAGGAGGGCACGGACCCGTGGTACTTCCGGGAGTTCTCGGAGAAGTATGCCTATCCGCTGGGCATCAACATCATTTTTTACGCGATGACGCATTGAACCTACACCCACAATGAGAGCGCAACAAAGGAGAGGAATCATTGCTGGCATCGTTCTGGGTGTGCTGGTGGTTTCGCTTCTCCTTTTCAAGCATCTGGAGTTGTGGGTGCTCGAACCCGAGGGGAGGCCCGTGGGTAAAATTGAAGCTTTTGTTGCCGCGGAACTCTCCAAGGCCAAGCAGGTGGTCATCTATTCCTTGGATCCGGTGAAACTCAATCATCGCAGGGAAATTGCGGGCTCTCCCTCGAATCGTCCCTTGTTTCACGAGTGGGAGATTCTTGGGCAGGTGGATCTGACTTTCTCCAAGGAGAGAGAAACTGTCAGGGCAGCCTTTCTCGACAGCCTTCGGTTGGCGCGAGACGAGACTTACATGTGCTTTTCTCCCCGGCACGGACTCAAGATTTTGACTGTGGATGGGCGCGAAGCTTCGTTTGTGCTGTGTTTTGAGTGCAATGCAGTCCTGGCCTATGGGCTTCCTGCGGGCAAGGTCGGCGCCCACCTCGCTGATCTTGGAGAGAGTCGCCTGAATCGTTTGCTCGATAAGTACGGCCTCAAACGAGATGCACCCGCTGGTTCATAAGTTCAGAACACTCTTGCTACAGTTTCTTTACGTCCGTTCACCATGTCCTCCATGCCACCCCCCATGCCCATCGCCGTGCCTGACACGGAAAGTGAAGCTGACGCTTATGTGCTCGAGCGCGACACCGTGGAACTGCTGCACACGGCGCATGAGCGGATCCTGAAGGAAGTGTCCAAGGTGATCGTCGGCCAGAAGGAGGTGGTGGAGCAGATGCTCATCGCGCTGCTGGCAGGGGGGCATGGACTCATCACGGGAGCGCCAGGGTTGGCGAAGACGCTGCTCATCAAGTCACTTGCCCAAGTGTTCAGCCTGAGTTTCCAACGCATCCAGTTCACCCCAGACCTCATGCCTTCAGACATCACGGGCACGGAAATTCTCGAAGACACCGGTGAGGGCGGACGCGATCTGGTGTTTCACAAGGGGCCCATCTTCGCGAACATGATCCTCGCGGATGAAATCAACCGTACACCGCCCAAGACGCAGGCAGCGCTGCTGGAGGCAATGCAGGAACATCAGGTCACGGTGGCGGGTCAGACCTTCACGCTGGAAGAACCGTTTTTCGTGCTGGCCACACAGAACCCGATTGAAATGGAGGGCACCTATCCGTTGCCCGAGGCACAGCTCGATCGCTTCATGCTCAATGTGGTGATCGACTATCTGGCCGAGGATGAAGAAGTGGCGGTGGTGATGCAGACCACTTCCAAGAAGTCCGATCCCATTCAGCCGCTCTTCTCAGGCGAGGATCTCATGCGTTGCCATGACGTCGTGCGGCGTGTGCCGGTGGCCGATGAGGTGGCACGCTATGCCGTGCGCCTGGCTTCCGCCACACGTCCTCATCGTGCGGGTGCGCCGGACTTTGTGAACGTGTGGGTGAACTGGGGAGCGGGCACACGCGCGAGCCAGTATCTAGTCTTGGGGGGGAAGACGCGTGCGCTCCTGCAAGGGCGTGCCCATGTGACCTTTGATGATATCCGAGCCATGGCGCGACCGGTGATGCGCCATCGCATCCAGCTCAACTATCGCGCGGAAGCCGAGGGGATGACGGTGGACAAGTTGATCGCGAAGGTGGTGGAGACGGTGAAGCAGTAGTCAGTAGTCAGTAGTCAGTAGGTGGTTTTGCTATCGATTGAAATTTGTCATCACTTGATTCGCGACATTCATCTGAGGCCGTTCTCATTTCTACTTACTCCTAACTACTTACTTGCCCTGCCCTTCCTTTCCCATGTCCACATCATCCACCGCTCCCTCTCCCGATCTCGCGACGCTGATGCGCATCCGGTCGCTGGAACTGCGGGCCAGGCTGGTGATGGAGGGGTTTTCCAAAGGATTGCACCGCAGTTTGCAGCACGGCTTTTCTGCGGAGTTCAGTGAGTACCGGCAGTATGTGACGGGAGACGATCCGCGTTTCATTGACTGGAAGGTGATGGCGCGGAGTGACCGGTGTTATGTGAAGAAGTTCGAGGAGGAGACGAACTTGCGCTGCCAGCTCCTGCTGGATGTGAGTGCCTCGATGGCTTATGGCTCCAGGGGCTATACCAAGCTCGACTACACCGCGACCCTGGCGGCGACGCTGGCGCTCTTCTTGAGAGAGCAGGGGGATGCGGCGGGTGTCACGCTCTTCGATGAGAAGGTGCAGGAGCATCTGCCGGCCCAGGGACGTGCGGGCCAGTGGCATGCGCTGTTGCTCCATCTGCAGAAGGCGCATACGTCAGCTCGCGGTACGGGTACACGTTTTCCACTGCGCGCCTTGGGGGAGATGATCCGCCGGCGCGCTTTGCTGGTGATGCTGTCTGATTTCCTCACGCCGCTGGACGATCTGGAGCGTGAGCTCGGTCTGCTCACCGCGATGCAGCATGATGTGGTCATCTTTCAGGTGATGGACCCGGCGGAGCTGGAGTTTCCCTTCGACGAGTCCGCGGCATTTGCAGACAGTGAGTCCGGCAGGAAGGTGCTGCTGGAGCCGGCGATGGTGCGGAAGAATTACCTCGCCCGGTTGCAGGCTCACCTGGATCGGCTGCGCAAACTCTGTGAACGCCACGGCGTGGAGTATCGCCTGATCCGCACGGACCGTCCGTTGGAGGAGGATCTCTTCGATTTCCTCAGCGCCCGTCGCAATCTCACCGCGCGGCATCGCGCCAGCCCGAGGCACGCCGCATGAACTTCCTCTTTCCACTCTTTGCGCTGGCGGCGGCCGCGGTGGCCATACCCATCCTGCTGCATTTCCGCAGGCAGCCTCCGCAGAAGGTGGTGCCCTTCAGCTCCCTGATGTTTCTGGAGCAGACGCCGGTGCCGCCCAAGACACGGAGGAAGCTGGAGGACTGGCTGTTGCTCGCGCTCCGTTGTCTTGCACTGATCCTGCTGGCACTCATGTTCAGCCGGCCCTTTGTGCGCTCGCAAAAGACGGCGTTCGCCGAGGGCGGCGTGAGCTGGTGCATCCTGGTGGACACCAGTGCCTCCATGCATCGCGAAGAAGTCTGGGAGCAGGTGGAGGAGAAATATGGCGTGGCCCTGGAACAGGTGGGTGAAGCTGACGCGCTGCTCGTGGCAACATTCGATGATCACCCGCGGTTGCTGCTGGATCATGAGGCGTGGGAGAAGGTGCCGGTGGGGACACGACGCGTGGCTGCCGCTTCGTTGCTGCAGGATGTGGAGCCCACGTGGGCGGGTACCAATTTGGGTGAGGCCCTGGTCTTTGCAGCTCAGCAGCTCTCCTCGGAAGGCACTGGCAAGCATGGAGAGCGGCGCATTGTGTTGATCTCGGATGTGCAGGAGGGAGCTGCGCTGGAAGCCCTGCAATCCACCTCGTGGCCTGAGCACGTGATAGTGGATGTGGATCCAGTCGAGGCACCGTGGAAAAACAACTTCACTCTGACTGCGGCTCCACCCGTGACTGAAGAGGCTGCTGCATCACTCGATGCCGTGCCGTCTTCGATGAATCGTGAAGGACAGGGACAGGTGCGCGTGCGGGTGACGAACAGCCGGGATAGCGAAGTGGAGAAGTTTTCCCTGCAATGGTCCACGAGTGGCGATGTGGTCGAGGCCACGGTGCCTTCTGGGGGCAGCCGCATTTTGAATGCGCCTGCGCGCTCGGAGCTGGCCACGGATGGGCAACTCAATCTGCGTGGAGACGGTGAGTCGCTCGACAATCACCTGTTCGTGGCAAAGCCCATTGCGCGTCCTGCACGCGTGGTGTGCGTAGGACAGGGATTGTCCAGGAATGAAACGGTCTCACCGCTCTTCTACCTGGAACGCGCGCTGAAGCCCACGGCTGCCTTCCTGCCTGAATTGGTCGTCACCAATTCTTCCGAACTGAGGGGCGTGGATCTGCAGGATGCTGATGTGGTGATGCTCTTCGGGGAAGCGCCCGAGGCTGCACGTGAAATTCTGCAGAACTGGGTGAAGGCCGGCGGTGCGCTTTTGGCGGTGGCCGCTTCTGGGGATCGCGGGGATACGCTCCGTGCGCTGGGCGCAGCACCTGAGGTGAAGCTCAAGGACGTGGAGGAGGATGCGCTTCTGCAGGATCTTGATTTTTCGCACCCTCTGTTGCGTACGTTCGCGGAGTCAGGTGTGCGGGATTTCACGCGCATCCGTTTCTGGAAGCACCGGACGATCGAAGGAGTCGAGGGGATGAAGAATGCTGCGGTGATCGCGAGGTTTGAGGGTGGTTCTCCGGCTTGGGTGGAGTGGCCTTTGGAGAAGGGACGGGTGCTGGCGATGATGGCAGGATGGCAGCCTTCAGACAGCCAGCTCGCGGTCGCCTCGAAGTTTGTGCCGCTGCTGTACTCGCTGCTCGACTGGGCACAGGGCAGTGAATTATCCGCACAATCGCTGGTGGTGGGCGATGCCATCGCGGCGCAGCCGTCGTGGAAGGGAGTGCTCCCTGTGAAGCGCCCTGACGGCAGGACAGAGAACTGGAATGTTGACGCCGAGAAGATGTGGCACGGAACGGACATGCCCGGAATTTATGTGGTGGGCACAGGGGATGCGGCCCGTTCCGTGGCGGTCAATCTCGCACCTAATGAAGGGCGTCTTGCCCCCATGGATATGCAGAGGCTCGCAGATGCCGGGGTGAAGCTCAAGAGCACCGGCGCATCGGCCATGGGCACAAAGACGGAGGCCGAAGAGGCGGCCGCCGAAAGGCGTGTGGAAGATTCCGAGCATGAGCAGCGTCAAAAGGGATGGAAGGTCCTTCTGCTGGCGGCGCTGCTCGTGCTCTTCCTTGAAACGTGGCTCGCAGGCAGACGGAGCCGTGGAGTGCAGATGCGGAGCCAACCAACCACCCAGGCAGCATGAGCCGAACCCACCTTGCCAGAGCAGTAAAGAAGCGTCCGAATGGCCGTGAACACCCGGCTGTGGAAGCGTATTCTTTCCTGAGCCGCTGCCGCCACGAACAACCGTCAGCCACCCGCATGCCATGAAGCCGCCTACGCCTTCTGTCTTGGTAGCGCTGGAGCGTCGCCTGGAGCCGCTCATCGAAATGGAGCGCCTGATTCTCCGCCGCAAGCTGCTGGCTGCGGGGTTCGGCGTGGCAGCACTCGCTGCGTTTCTGGTGTGGTGGCAGAGTGGCGCTTTCGGCCTGAACCGATGGGAGCTGCTGCTTTGTGCGCTGGTGGGCTATGCCATCATCTGGTTTGGTTCCGACTGGTGGGCTGGCGCCCGAAAGGTGGAGCCACGCGAGATGGCACATCGCTTGGAGGCGGCACATCCGGACATGCAGGCGGTGCTGCTCACTGCCATGGATCAGCACAGCGATGGTGGCCGGCTGACGTATCTGCAGCAGCGCGTGGTCTCTGATGCCGTGCGCCACTCCATGTCGCATGACTGGCAGGAGCGGCTCTTTGGGAACAAGGCGAAGAATTGGGACTATGTGTCCAGCGGAGCGCTGGCGGTCTTCGCCCTGCTGGTGGCGCTGACTTTCCCCAAGCTTACGGGCATCGACATCATGCAACACCAGGATCAGGTGGTGGTGAAGCAGGAAGAGGAGAAGAAAACAGATGCACCTGTCATCACCGTTGAAGTGCGTCCGGGTGACACGGAGGTGGAGCACAACACGCGCCTGGTGGTGGATGTGAAATTCACCGGCGGCACGCCTGCGCATGCGGTCATCGTGGTGAGCGAGGATGAGGAGGGAAAGCAGGAACGCGTCCGCGTGAACATGAATGCCACCGTGGAGAACAACGCCTTCGGTGGTGTGGTGAAGAGCGTGGAGCGCGATGGTTTCTACCGCGTGGAATATGAGGGAGGTGTCTCACCCACGTATCGAGTGACCACTTATGTGCATCCGGAATTGGTGCGCTCGGATGCGACCATCACTCCGCCTGCGTATTCCGGACAGCCGGCGAAGGAGATCAAGAATACGCTGAACGTCACTGCGCTGGAGGGCTCTGACATCCGCTTCCGCATGACGGTGAACAAGCCGGTCTCGGTGGCGGAACTCTATGGGGAGGACAAGAGCAGCATTCCGTTGACGCCGACGAAGGAGGATCCGCTGGTGCTGGAGGGCTCAATGAAACCGGAGGATTCGCAGAAGTATCGCCTGCATCTGGTGGATGCGCAGGAACGAAGCAACAAGCAACCGCCTTGGATCAAGGTGAGTGTGCTGAAGGACAACCCTCCCAAGGTGGACATGGTGTTCCCAAAGCGTGACCTTGCTGTGTCACCACTGCAGGAGTTGCCGCTGGAGGCGAAGGTGTGGGACGATATTGGTGTGGAGAAAGCCGGAGCGGTGTTCATGCTGGGAGAGGCGACGACGGAAGTGCCGCTCAGTGATGGCAAGCTCGCGGGCAAGAAGTCCCATGATCTGAAGACGATGTTGGCGCTGGAGAAGCTCAAGGCGGAACCGCGTCAGCTCGTGAGCTACTATGTGTGGGCGGAGGACAATCATCCGCAGGGCGGCGTGCGTCGCACCATGAGCGACATGTTCTTTGCCGAGGTTCGCCACTTCGAAGACATTTTCCGGGAAGCTGAAGGTGGTCAGGGGCAAGGACAAGGTCAGGGACAGGGAGGGGTGGCAGACAAGCTGGCCCAACTGCAGAAGCAGGTGGTGAATGCCACGTGGCGTCTGGTACGTGAGGCAGGCGCGGGGAGGAAGTTTGAAAAGATGGAGAGCGATGTGGGCACCGTGAAGGAAGGGCAGGACACTGCTTTGAAACAGACCGAGGAGGCGCTGGAAGAAGTGGAGGATGCGGAGATTCGTCAGGCTCTGGAAGACGCAGCAAAGGCGATGAGGCGTGCCTCGGAAACCCTGGATGGTGGCATCAAGAAGAAAGAGACGAATCCCTTGAAGGTCGCGCTGGCACCCGAGCGTGAAGCTCTGGAGCATCTCGGTCGCGCGCAGAGCCGGGAACATCGAGTGATGCGCGCCCAGAATCAGCAGCAAGGTGGCGGACAGAGCCAGCAGAACCAGCGCCAGATCATGCAGCTCGAGCTGGCGCAGAAGGAGAAGATGTATGAGGAGGAGAGTGAGGCGCAGGAAGAGCAGACCATGGAGCAGCAGGAGAACCTACAGGTGCTCAATCGTCTGAAGGAACTCGCGCGCCGCCAGGAGGCGCTTGCGGAGAAGATCAAGGATCTTGAGGAGCAGATGGCCAAGGCGAAGACGGAGGAGGAGAAGGCCGAGATCCAGCAGCAGCTCAAGCGCCTGCAAGAGGAGCAGGAGCAACTCCTTCGTGATCTCGATGAGCTCCAGGAGCGCATGGAGAAGCCGGAAAACCAGCAGAACATGGCGCAGGAGCGTGAGAAGCTGGACGAGGCTCGTGAGCAGGCGCGACAGGCGGCGGAGCAGCTTGCCCAGCAGCAGGCAAGCGCCGCTGCAAACTCCGCGACACGCGCCCAGGAGAACCTTGAAGAAGTGCGCGATGAATTCCGCCAACGCACGGCGAAGCGTTTCTCGGATGAAATGCGGCAACTCAAGCAACAGGCGTCGGAGCTGGAGGAGTCGCAGAAGCAACTTGCCGAAGCGATGAATCCCGAAGGCAAAAGCGCTGCCGAATCCAAGCCCGGTGAAAAAGGTGATACCACGGCAGAGCTGAAGAAAAACCTGGAAACGAATCAACTGCGCAGGCAGGCGGAGGCTCAAGGGGAAGCTCTGGATAAGCTTCTGGAAAACATGCAGCAACTCAGCCAGCAGGCGGAAGCGTCAGAGCCGCTCCTGGCCAATTCCCTGCACGATGCCGTGCGCAAGGCACACTCGGATGGCATCAAAGACGCGCTCGACGAAACGAAGATCAATCTGCAGTACTCTCCGGAGGACGCGCAGAGCAGTGAGCGCAAGGCCGCACAGGGAATTGAGGAATTGAAGAAGGGGGTGGACCGTGCCGCAGAGAGCGTGTTGGGCAGCGAGACGGAAGCGCTGCGCATGGCTCGCAATGAATTGGACCGTCTCCTCAATGACGTGGAGAAGGACGAAGCGAAGCGTCAGCAGAATGCTGGTGGGGAACCTGGTAGTCCGCAACAGCAAACGGCACAGGGACAGCAGGGTAACGGCGAGCAAGGTCAACCCGGCAAGGGAAGCGAGAGTGCCGAGCGGCGCATGGCCGCGGCGGGTGATGCGGACAAGGAACGGGAAGGCCGGCAGGCTTCGCAAGCTGGACAGCAACAAGGTCAGCAGCCGCAGCAGGGGAGCCGGCCAGGACAAGGCGCTGAGCCGGGCAAGGAAGGGATGCGTGGAGGGCTCGCGGGCAATACGCCCGGCCAGGAACAACAACAACGCCAGCCTGGGCAAGGACAGCAGCCCGGGGAAGGGCAACAACCCGGCCAGGGGCAGGGAGAGCAGCAATCTCAGCAGCAGGCGCAGGCTGGTATGCAGCCGGGGCAAGGCCGAGGACAGGGCCAGCAGCCTGGTGAAGGTCAGTCACAGCAAGAGCAACAGCAGCAGGCCGCCAACGGCCGGCAACCTGGGCAAGGCCAAGGACAACAGCCGGGTCAAGGTCAGGGGCAAGACGGCCAGCAACCGGGCCAGGGACAAGGCGAGGGAATGACTGCGGATAATACACCAGGCCAGGGGCAGCAGCCCTCTGGAAGTCAAGGGGGGCAACCATCCGGGCAACAGCAAGGCCAGGGACAGGGCCAAGGTCAAAGTCCCGGTGGCCAGCAGGGCATGGCTCAGGGTGGGCAGGGGCAGGGGCAGGGCCAAGGACAGGGAACTCAGGGGCAGCAACCTGGGGACGGACAGCGAGGTGAGGGCGGTCAGCTTGCGCAAGGCGGGAATCGTGCCGGTGGTGCGCGTCGCGGAAACACGGAAGGCAGTACCTCCGGTGGAGGAGGGGAAGGCGGACCGGGAGGAGATGGTGGCTGGTTCTTCGATGGTGCTGCTGAAACCGACAATGACAGCACGTTGACGGGTTCCAACTTCGGCGACTGGACAGATCGCCTTCGCAAGGTGGAGGAGGCGTTGGAGGACCAGGAACTCAGAAACCAAGCTGCCGGGGTCCTTGAAAACGCCCGGCAGATCCGCATGGATAATCGTCGCAATGATATGCCGCCTCAGAGTGATCTGGTGCAGATGAAGGTGCTGCAACCACTGGCGGAGTTGCGCGATCGTGTGTCGGAGGAGCTTGCGAAGCGCGAGTCCGCCAACCCCTTGGCGCCGCTGGATCGGGATCCTGTGCCACATCGCTACCGCGAGCTGGTACGTCGTTATTATCGGGAACTGGGAGGGGGCCAGTGAGGAGAGCAATGCAGATGAGCAAGAGCAAGTCAATGAACCGGGGAGGCTGTGGGAACCATGGTTGAGGAGTGGTTCTGGCAGAGCGCCACGGGTTCATGGCCGAAGATCGCGATCGCTCTCAGCGTGGCGGCTCTAGGGGTGTTGTGGATTGCTTATCGCGGCGTGACGGGGCGTGCCTGGCGCAGGGAGGCGGCCATCCTTTGCAAGGTGCTGGTGTTTGCCCTGCTGTTGCTCATGCTCATGGAGCCGATGGCCATGACCCGGGTGCCGAAGCCGGGGCAGAATGATGTGCTCATCCTCGCAGACGACTCTGCCAGCCTTGCTCTTCTCGACAGCACCACCGGAAAACCGGCAGGTGAACCGGTAAAGAAGGCTCTGCATCGAGATGCGTCGTGGATAAGAGAGGTGGAGAAGACTTTCCGGACGCATGCCTATTCATTTGATGATCGGCTGCACGAGCGCACTCAGCTGGATGCCTTGAAGTTTGCGAGCATGCGTTCCGCGCTGGCTGGCAGTCTGGAGAGCCTACAGCAGCGATATCTGAGACAGCCGGTTGCCGCCGTGCTGCTCTTCACGGATGGCAATGCCACTGATGCGGCGAAGCTGGAGGAGATGATGGCGAATTCCAAGGCGTCCGCTCCCATCTTTCCTGTTGTGACGGGCGTGCGTGAGGTATCGAGTGATCTGGCCTTGAAGAGCGTGGACGTCACGCAGACCCCCTTCGAAGATTCACCCGTAGCCGTCACTGCGAAGATTGCCGCCGCCGGCCTTGGTGATACCGGTGTCTCCCTCGTGATTCAGGATGAGGCCGGCAAGGTGGTGAAGACGGAGAATCACAAGCTGGCCAAGGCCCAGACGGAGCACACGTTCCAGACCCGCTTCCGACCGGAGAAGATGGGTATCTCCTTCTTCAAGGTGTCCGTGGTGAAGGATCAGGCGGTGTCGCATCTGACGGATCCCGCGAAACTGAAGGAAGTGTCCGCCGAGGCCACGATGGAAAACAACCAGCGCTTCCTCGCGATTGACCGGCGTAGCGGGCCCTATCGTGTGTTGTATGTGAGTGGCCGGCCGAATTGGGAGTACAAGTTTCTACGCCGCTCGCTGGAACCGGATGATGAAGTGAAGCTCGCGGCGCTCATTCGCATGGCCAAGCGCGAGCCGAAATTCCAATGGCGGGGCAGGGAAGGGGAGACGAGCAATCCGCTTTTCCGTGGATTCAAATCGAACGAGCCTGAGGAGGCGCAACGCTATGACCAGCCGGTGCTGAAGCGGCTGAATGTGATGGATGCGTCTGAGCTCGCGGACGGCTTTCCCAAGACGCCCGAAGAACTTTTTGGAAAATTCCGTGCGGTGGTCCTGGATGATGTGGAGGCGGAGTTCTTCACGCGCGAGCAGCTTGATCTGCTGGAGCGTTTTGTGAGTGTGCGCGGTGGGTCGCTGGTGATGCTCGGTGGGCAGGAGTCCTTCCGGTTGGGCGGCTATGAGCACACGCCTGTGGGACGCATGCTCCCGGTGTATCTGGATCGGACTGGTGATGTGAGTCCTGCTGAGGAGGCGAAATTCAATCTTACGCGTGAGGGCTGGCTGGAGCCATGGATGCGCCTGCGCAACACGGAGCCGGAGGAGGAGTCGCGGATGGCATCCATGCCTGCCTTCTATTCTGTGAATCAGAGTACGGCCATCAAACCTGGTGCCTCCATCCTCGCCACGGTTACGGATGCGCGAAGGAAGTCTCATCCTGCGATGGTTGTGCAACGGTATGGCAATGGTCGTGTGGCTGCGGTGACGGTAGGCGACATGTGGCGCTGGGGTTTGAATGACCCGGCATCGCAAGCGGACATGGCGAAATCATGGAGGCAACTCTTCCGCTGGCTCGTGGTGGATGTTCCAGATCGCGTGGATATGCAGCTCAGCATCACACCTTCTGGTTCGCATGAGCTGGTGAAGCCGCAGGTGCGTGTGCGTGATCTCGCGTTCCGCCCGCAGGATGATGCCACGGTGAGCATCGAGATTCAGGAGCCGGATGGCGGGCGCATCTCTCAAGGGGCAGAGCCCGCGATGACAGAAGCGGGACTCTTTGAGATGTCTGCACATGCAGGTGCCCAAGGTGCCTACCGCGTGAAAGCCACGGTGAAGGACAGTGCCGGCGCGGTAGTCGGCGAAAGCAATTCGGGATGGGCGCTCAATCCAGCTGCGGAGGAGTTTGCGTCTCTGTTGCCGAATCGCCCGCTGCTGGAACGTCTCGCGGCCTGGAGCGGCGGGCGTGTGCTGACGGTGGATGAACTGGGCTCGTGGGCCTCGGAGCTTTCAGAGATCAAGATGCCCGTCATGGAAACGCGCACGGAACCTCTGTGGCATCGCTGGTGGGTGCTGGTGCTGCTGGTTGGGCTGTTGGGTACGGAGTGGTGGCTGAGAAGGAGGCAGGGATGGAGATGAGAAAGAACAGGGACAAGGGAAAAGGGACAAGGGATAGGATGGGTACCATTGGTGCCTGCCTTGTAACGGTGTGCGCCCTGTTGGGAGTGGTATCGCCCTTGATTGCGCAGACGAAGCAGGAACCTGAAGC contains these protein-coding regions:
- a CDS encoding DUF4159 domain-containing protein encodes the protein MKRTRLALLCASVMAAFTAILYAQSPTAAGGGPQPKNFGSKDTETPEDPREWGRDGQFLDFPTWKVNGELPNDVFTFARVRYNSYGGRGYGRRRGGNWMTDYPDADLNFSYRMQQLTAMQVNPKGAVVDIDPEQLKHYPFLYLIEPGDITISDQEAKVLRDYLLNGGFLMVDDFWGYHEWDTFYTALKQIFPDREPKELPIEHEIFHIVFDLKVKPQIPSVGAAMAGRNRGITYEWGKPGSEEVHYKGVFDDKGRMMMIICHNTDLGDGWEEEGTDPWYFREFSEKYAYPLGINIIFYAMTH
- a CDS encoding AAA family ATPase, whose product is MPIAVPDTESEADAYVLERDTVELLHTAHERILKEVSKVIVGQKEVVEQMLIALLAGGHGLITGAPGLAKTLLIKSLAQVFSLSFQRIQFTPDLMPSDITGTEILEDTGEGGRDLVFHKGPIFANMILADEINRTPPKTQAALLEAMQEHQVTVAGQTFTLEEPFFVLATQNPIEMEGTYPLPEAQLDRFMLNVVIDYLAEDEEVAVVMQTTSKKSDPIQPLFSGEDLMRCHDVVRRVPVADEVARYAVRLASATRPHRAGAPDFVNVWVNWGAGTRASQYLVLGGKTRALLQGRAHVTFDDIRAMARPVMRHRIQLNYRAEAEGMTVDKLIAKVVETVKQ
- a CDS encoding DUF58 domain-containing protein, coding for MSTSSTAPSPDLATLMRIRSLELRARLVMEGFSKGLHRSLQHGFSAEFSEYRQYVTGDDPRFIDWKVMARSDRCYVKKFEEETNLRCQLLLDVSASMAYGSRGYTKLDYTATLAATLALFLREQGDAAGVTLFDEKVQEHLPAQGRAGQWHALLLHLQKAHTSARGTGTRFPLRALGEMIRRRALLVMLSDFLTPLDDLERELGLLTAMQHDVVIFQVMDPAELEFPFDESAAFADSESGRKVLLEPAMVRKNYLARLQAHLDRLRKLCERHGVEYRLIRTDRPLEEDLFDFLSARRNLTARHRASPRHAA
- a CDS encoding BatA domain-containing protein — protein: MNFLFPLFALAAAAVAIPILLHFRRQPPQKVVPFSSLMFLEQTPVPPKTRRKLEDWLLLALRCLALILLALMFSRPFVRSQKTAFAEGGVSWCILVDTSASMHREEVWEQVEEKYGVALEQVGEADALLVATFDDHPRLLLDHEAWEKVPVGTRRVAAASLLQDVEPTWAGTNLGEALVFAAQQLSSEGTGKHGERRIVLISDVQEGAALEALQSTSWPEHVIVDVDPVEAPWKNNFTLTAAPPVTEEAAASLDAVPSSMNREGQGQVRVRVTNSRDSEVEKFSLQWSTSGDVVEATVPSGGSRILNAPARSELATDGQLNLRGDGESLDNHLFVAKPIARPARVVCVGQGLSRNETVSPLFYLERALKPTAAFLPELVVTNSSELRGVDLQDADVVMLFGEAPEAAREILQNWVKAGGALLAVAASGDRGDTLRALGAAPEVKLKDVEEDALLQDLDFSHPLLRTFAESGVRDFTRIRFWKHRTIEGVEGMKNAAVIARFEGGSPAWVEWPLEKGRVLAMMAGWQPSDSQLAVASKFVPLLYSLLDWAQGSELSAQSLVVGDAIAAQPSWKGVLPVKRPDGRTENWNVDAEKMWHGTDMPGIYVVGTGDAARSVAVNLAPNEGRLAPMDMQRLADAGVKLKSTGASAMGTKTEAEEAAAERRVEDSEHEQRQKGWKVLLLAALLVLFLETWLAGRRSRGVQMRSQPTTQAA